Proteins encoded in a region of the Xylocopa sonorina isolate GNS202 chromosome 1, iyXylSono1_principal, whole genome shotgun sequence genome:
- the LOC143423167 gene encoding uncharacterized protein LOC143423167 — translation MSQRGLDSSATCENEMSASKSSSLLRLNQESRPASGDWQDQDTDSEISETDFLTKGAFLLTPSHELSIEKAATICEKMNFRGAFSLTKTATGILFKFSNIDDFQAVYKKGFHKVTGARFYKKVAIPCRPAKTFTVYVLDVPEELPEEDIRHALYKYRSIVEVTRLPLNTGTVLKAINDKLKSDAHNQNEPATIYTGPPVIRVTLASVEETSTLLSRGLDFYGATYFPTETPHPAAQPLAKYKNNRWFELAAIGAGQRVRDLLPVFDNAGFNKLPPPASRLIKPQKN, via the exons ATGTCCCAAAGGGGACTGGACAGCAGTGCCACGTGCGAGAACGAGATGTCCGCGTCGAAAAGCAGCTCCCTGCTGAGGCTGAACCAGGAGAGCAGGCCAGCATCCGGCGACTGGCAGGACCAGGACACCGACTCGGAGATCAGCGAGACCGACTTCCTCACCAAGGGTGCGTTCCTCCTGACGCCGAGCCACGAGCTCAGCATCGAGAAGGCCGCCACCATCTGCGAGAAGATGAACTTTCG TGGCGCGTTCTCCCTGACGAAGACGGCTACCGGTATACTCTTCAAGTTCAGCAACATCGACGATTTTCAGGCGGTCTACAAAAAGGGCTTCCACAAAGTCACCGGGGCACGGTTCTACAAGAAG GTCGCCATACCCTGCAGACCGGCGAAGACATTCACCGTCTACGTTCTGGACGTACCTGAAGAATTACCAGAAGAGGATATTAGGCACGCTCTCTACAAGTACCGGTCCATAGTCGAAGTGACGCGGCTGCCTCTCAACACTGGCACTGTGC TGAAGGCGATCAACGACAAGCTGAAAAGCGACGCTCACAACCAAAACGAACCGGCGACGATCTACACCGGGCCACCCGTTATAAGGGTGACCCTGGCCAGCGTGGAGGAGACCTCGACGCTGCTCAGCCGTGGTCTGGATTTTTATGGTGCCACATATTTCCCCACCGAAACGCCCCATCCGGCCGCTCAACCCCTGGCCAAATACAAAAACAACAG ATGGTTCGAGCTGGCAGCCATCGGCGCTGGACAAAGAGTTAGAGACCTCCTTCCGGTATTCGACAACGCTGGCTTCAACAAATTGCCACCTCCGGCCAGCAGGCTGATAAAGCCGCAGAAAAACTGA